CACCACACACAGATACCGAGCAGGGAGGCGGTGCAGCGGCAGGTGCTGATGCTGGGCTGGTTTCTCTCTCCCCAGATGAGCTTCATATCACAGGTAAATGGAGCGGAAGTTCTTGGCTCATCTTGTCTCTTCCTCAGGCAGGGTGGCAGCTGCCTCAGCAGGGGCTAGGACAGCCCACCCTCTTCCATAGCTGTGACTTTTGCTTGACTTGGTGGGTATGTGGGTACAGGACAAGGGGGAGGCTGGAAGTAAAGAGGTATTCTCCCATTGGGCGGATGTTAAGCagatgaccaaagggcacaagaACACAAAGATGGTCATGGTCACTTGTGGCTTCTAGGTCCTACCtcactcctcctcactccctcctcctcctccttctctctttctgtttctttctgtctctgcctctctctctctctctctgtgtgtgtgtgtgtggggtcaaTCTGCCCCCACCACCTCTAAAACCAAAGCTTAGATATAACCCCAGACAGTGAAATCACCCTCTGTTCCTAGAAAAGACCAGAAACTAAACCGGATTTTTCAGatcattatagaaaaaaaaatgcaatagtATTTATTACATGGGACCCCGATGGCCATGTGAACCCAGATTAGCCAGAGTTGATGTACTTCAATTTCCTCCTGAAAATAAGAATATTCGACTGATCTTGAGAATTGTAACAAGGAGCAAACGAGTGCATGCTTGCTCTGAGGTTATTGGACTTGGGAGAGACCGGCCCCTTCCAACCTCACTGTGCGTTTCCTGCTTCTTCAGGTCCATTCCTCAATCCAGGTACCAGCTGACACCCAGAAGGCAGTGTTGCTTGTAGGAATGGCAACATGGACGACTGACGAGGAAGAAGAccggagcagggggagggaacgTGAAAGGAATGGGGATAAGTGGGTAACTATGGGTGGGGAGGAGGTCCCAATTGCTGGACACTATGGCATCCCTAGCAGGTGGCTCAAGGCAGTGTATATTCGTGATTTCCAGGCCTCTGGAGCCCGGTaaggacagggaggaaggtgtaAAGCAGCAAAGACTTTTTGCCCAGTGCCCAACCCCAAGCCGGGTCTACCATTTGTGATGAGTGGGATGACCCAGTTGTGTCTGCGCACACACCCTGCAATCCGCCATGTTTCTTCTCTTAGACCCTGGCAGGGGCATCCAGCACCTTTCAGTTCTTCTTCTCTGAGGTCCTCATGGGTAAGCACTTTCAGGAGGTGGAGATAGAAAACTGCGAGCCTCAGCCTGGAGACCTGTTCCTGTTCAAGTTGCAGTCCCCTAAGGCACTGTGGTGCGGGGCCCACGTGGGGGTTTACTGCGGCCACGGAGAGATCATACACTTTGAGGGTGAGCATAAGAAATTCGGCCACTCGTGTGCAAACTGTGCTGGGATGAAGGTGTAGGTCTctgaagatgggggtggggtaggagagAGCGTGGCAGCTAGGGGGTGGGGCTTCAATTTGAGGAAATGCTGGGGCAGATTACTGAGTCACACCGAAGTTGCTCTGATTTTGGGCCTGCTCCTTCCACAGGCAGGACCTCCAACCACAGTAGAGGACAAATGCTTCTGGGTTATTGTGAGGGTGTCGTGTGTAAACAGGGGCACCGAGCTATGCAGCGCTCCCGACACCTCTGGCGTGTGCTACGCAGGCGCGATGGCATTGACCCTAGGGTGCTGGAGAGTCGCATGCAAGAAGCTATGAACAACGATCCTCCTCCCTACCATCCTACTAACAGCAACTGCGTGCACTTTGCACTGAACCTGTTGGGCATGGACGTGGTAAGTGCCTCTCTCATCTACTCCCCCACATCCCACCCCAGCCGGGTCTGCTAACAAAGGCACCTAACCACACTTGCTCTACCACAATACAGATGATTCCCCTCTTCACTGCACCCAGACCAGGTTCCTTCCATCTTAAGCTCTTTACTCTGGTAATCCAAAGTCCCCAGAAACAAATAGGTGTTCCTATTTGTTGAAGTTACATACTTTGAAACCCTTTGGCACCAGGTAGACCTCAGGCTCCTGTTCTTAGATCCTGAGCAGATATATTTACTAAATATGACCAATCTCCAACCCAAGGGCTGCTCcaatgccatttttctttttgcagtagaactttctttctttctttctttctttctttctttctttctttctttctttctttctttcttttttttggatttgttttttttcaagacagggtttctctgtgtagccctggttgtcctggaactcactctgtagaccaggctggcctcgaactcagaaatccacctgcctctgcctcccaagtgctgggattacaggcgtgtgccactactgcccggctgcAGTAGAACTTTCTATTGACCCAAAGTCCACCTTTCTCGGGTTTACCCTTTTCCAAACAGTCTACCAACTCTGATCTTAGAGAACTGGGGATCCTAGTCTACAAATCCAGACTCAGTCCTAGGCAATTCTTTCGTTCTCTAAGCCTGGCTAGGAGTTCCCAATCACTCAGCCTCTTGTACAAAACTCTAGCCCAAAGATAAACAACTCACTCATGCATCAGCCTAGTTCAGGGCGCTCTCTCTAATCCAGATCTAGCTaccatctttccttctttccctccttccttccttccttgggtCTTAGGATTCCTGGAGACCTGACAATTACACCAGACTCTAACTCAAtctgttttccttccctcctaGATGTTAATGGACAGGAACCTAACCTGGGATTAATGAGACCTTGGGTGCTCCTGAATGGGCCAGACGTGGTTTCAGAAAggatcattaaaatattttcccaaatgTAATTAGGATGTCTGAGGTTCTCTTTACTCCACCTGGAACTCTTTTGCTCCCAGAATGCCCTTAGCACTTTGCTTCCTGGGTCAGCCTGCTCTTAACTTCCACTTCTTCCAGGAAGTTGCTATGATTCCCAGTGAGTAAGCAGGTTATCCGCAAAGGGATTTAGACAGTGTGAAAAAGGTTGGAAAGGCACCCACCCCTAAATCTCCAAGGTGGATGTTCCAACCCAGGCCTGTAGGATGGCCTTCTTTCAGTGTCCCCCAAGTCCTCCTCCTTCGCCGCATGGGTGGGCGGGCCCGTGGAGGTCAGGTGATCGAGAGAGCATCCCTCCAAAGACTATTCAGTTATCAGTTCAGCAGCCTCGCTCACTGTGGGAGGCCTTTAGATGCTTGCAGTTGCTTTAACTGTGAAGACACAGGTGCCAGGGAGTTCTGAGAGATTGGGGCGGGGCAGGCGCTGTTCCTCCTTCCCCTGTCCGCTCACCCCATCCCTGCACTCCATGGGTGGTGCGGGTCCCTTTAAGAACCTGAGTGCTCGGTCCTGATTGCTGAATCTGCGCGCTGCCTCCGCCGCGCAGATTACAGCTCTGCAGAGCGAGGCTTGCATCCCCTTCCTCGGCCCCAGCCCAACCCGGCCGCCCAGCCACCCCTCAGCGCAGATCCATGTCGGCCGCTCCGGCCTACAGCGAAGACAAGAGCGGCTCAGCCGGCCCTGGGGAGCCGGAGTATGGCCACGACCCGGCTAGCGGCGGTATCTTCTCCTCAGACTACAAGCGGTGAGCTAGCGAGCGCCGGCCGGGTGCGGCTGACGCGCGGGCACCATGGACAGCGCCCGCGAGGCTGCGGCCCTGCGACCCAGACCCGCCCTGCACGCTCCGCGGGGTTCCCTCAGCCGGGCCACTTCGCCTTTAGCTAAGAGGGGGCGGGGGACCCGaggctggtgggggaggggccagccagACCCTTAAGGAACTGGGTTCTTAAGGAACAGCAGCGATGATGGATCTACTCTTTGCAGCCTTTTATTCGCTGGCTCTaagagaaaccaaaacaaaacccccaaaaccaatTCCATAGGGGAGGGGTCTGAATTGGTGAATTGGAGTTTCTGAGTGTGGATGTAGACTGAGAAACTGACTCCTCCTGCAAATTCATTTCTCCATCTTCCATCTCATTTTCACTCCTGTCCCCCAACCCCCGCATTGCCCTATGACTCAGGCCTCCTTGATTTGAATCTTGCTTTTgcctcattcatttatttgttcataAATTCAATAGCACATATATTAAAGAGCTGCTAGTCACATACCAGAGTAGTGAACAGGAGCCAACAGAATGCTCCAACAGGGAGCACAAATGAAGCCCTGACAAGTCAAGGGTCAAGATGGGAAGTGCAAGACATGTTCCAATTCAGGAAGGAAGGTACTCCCATGTTAGAAGTGGGTCTGGGGTCTCAGGGAAATGACCACACAATCCAAAGCACAAGGGGCAAGCAAATGTACTTCTGCAGAAGGGTGATTCAAACAGGAAGGTGCACCTAGTGGGAATTCCACTGGATTTTTATTACTAGACAGGGTGACCCTGTTCCTCACACTGCATGGTCCGTGCTAGGCCTCACATGCTCAATCGGCTGCAAACAGCAACAAACCCTTAAAAGCCAGGCAACTGGTAAGCAAAGTGCAACTTCTGAGAACAGGATGCAGCTGTGAGCACATACTTTGATCTTAGACAAATTGTTAGGTTGTGAGGCCATCCAGAATTCATAGCCGTTAGAGCTGGCAGGCCTCTACTGGGAAGAGTACACCTGAGACAAAGGAATGGAGACTTCTGCTCTATATAACATAATAAAAACTCCATTGgagcggggtggtggtggcgcatgcctgtaatcccagcattctgggaggcagaggcaggcggatttctgagttcgaggccagcctggtctacagagtgagtttcaggacagccagggctacacagagaaaccctgtctcgaaaaaaataaatccaaacaaacaaacaaactaaacaaacaaacaaacaaacaaaccctccaTTGGTATAAAAGATGCACAGCTGCGTGCGATGGTGCTCAcgtttaatcccaacactcagaggaAGAGGCATACAGACTTctttgaattcaagaccagcctggtctacatagcaagttctaggccagccaaggctacaaacaaacaaacaaacaaacaaacattttatttacaaGTCAGGGTTACAAATAAATACGTAAATAAGTAagcatatttcatttatatttcctaCATCCCAGAGGACTAAGGAAAGCAACAGCGTGGGTTCTTCTGATGTCAGCAGGGAGTGGCTAGGATCACTGCAAGTCACTAGGATGGATGAGGGCTCTAAGCAGGTGCTGCCACCAGATTTGGATGTTGGAAGGACCTCAGGCCAGACTGAGGAGACTGAAAGTGATCTGGGTTGAGCAAGAGACAAGGGAAGGAGATGTTAGAGTTGACTGGCTGGGCATGGGGATGACCTAAGTCTAAGTTGTTTAAACCGTGGGTCCCCATTGGGCCTGTTAACTGAATGTAGTATTCACAAAAAGGTTGGCAACCTAAAGGATACtgaacacacaaaaatgaaaaattaatgaaTGTCAAACATACAGTAGAAGTCAGGTTTCTGACTCATGGTGCACACTGTGACTTTACTGCTGCTGTGAGTCTAACGGCATAGCATTTGCACTTCACAACTGTGATTCCATCACACCAAACACTGACAGACACTGCCTGACACACCTTGGTGTGCACCGGAGATTATCCCTGGAGACTGACATGCTGTGAACTGCAGCACTTTCAACTGTACATAGAAAATCTGCTCTTAGGGAAATGTAATggtttaattacagaaataaagacttttaatATTGTCCTATCATCGTTCCTCAGCATGTATCAGATTAGTACAGCTTTAGATTATAATGTTACACAAACACCTTACTATGCAAATTTGCTTTAGTACTGAGTGTTGAAATCATATGTGTACTAAATAACTGGTTTTTGgtaactttttatttatgtgcatgtgtgagtttgcatatgtgtgtgaagtatacatgtatggtgtatgtgcacatgtgtgagcggTGGGCATGCTATCCAACTGCAGGAGGATATCCTTTTTGGTCATTCTCTGTCTCACTCCTTTGGTaaagggtctcttgctgaactagtcatttggttttttgagacaagctttctctgtgcagccatagctatcctggaactctttctgcAGACCatgctggcatggaactcagagagatgcacctgcctcggTCTCCTAAGTACTaagatgggattaaaggcgtgtgccaccactgcctgacttgaaCTCAAGTCTTTCATTCAaatactcttaattgctgagtcatttctccagctccaaagaattgttttaaaataatttttttgatttattgTCAGTAAGTGCTTGCTTTGTATACCTGTTTTGTATACCTGTAAACATGGAGTTGTGTAAAAAAATTGTCAGATGCAAAGAGCTGCTAAGTAGAAACTGTTTAAGGTGTTCTGACTTAGATTAGGAGAGGCAAAGGGGATTTAAGggattacttttctattgtttgatcaaatatctgacagaagcaatttaagcaagggtttattttggcttctaGTTTAAGGATATCCATTATGGCGGGGAACTATGATAGCAAGAGTTTGAGGTAGCTGGGCCCATGTCGTCCTCAGTCATGAAGCCAGGAGGATGGGgcttcatgctctctctctctttctctctctctctctctaagtctgctataattcttttttttaatttattatttttactttatgtgcataGGTgatttgcttgcatgcatgcatgcccacCGTATTGTGTGCAGAAGAAGCCATCTGATGCCATGGAACCAGAGTTATAGtcagctgtgagctgtcatgtgggtgctgattATTGAACCAGggtgctctggaagaacagccagaactcaaccactgagccatctctagagTCCGTCCCCTCTCATTCCCTcccccccactttctcctttttattcagttggGGTGCCCAGCTCATTGGATGCTGCTAGTGCAaggatcttcccacctccattAGACCAACCTAAATACTCCCTcaccagccagcctcctggtttgttttttttagataACTCTATATCCCACAAACTGGCTTTGGGAGGACTGATGAGGATCAAGAGACTGGGCTAGaatgagtggggtgggggtggggttgggggtgggaaagATGTTTGAGATTTctagggaaaagggaaaaacacaGTTCTGAGAAAACTTAGGATTCATTATGGCTATGAGATTTGGAGtggagaaaaccaaaacaaaacaacaccacaccTTTTCCCCTGAACTTCTTACCCCCAGCCTGGGTTGGGCTCAGGCCCTCCCTCTAGCCATCCTGTACCTCCTGTGGCTTTTTGCTTCTGAGCACGGAAGAGGAAACCTGATCCTCCTAGGAGGCCAGTGTCGCGTTACGAGTTTCAGGGTGGGGCCTACTGGTGGCAGTGGGCAGTGACAGGCAGTCCCAGCTTAGTACTCTCCTGGAGCTGGACCGGATGCCAGATGCAGCGATTCctgcagctcccagggactgTAATAAGGCCAGGGGCCAGAGGGGACCATCAGGAGGAGGCTTCCAGTCCTGTGCTAGGCCCTGAAGGTGGCCCCCCACCTTGGTACCAGGCCTTAAAGCCTGAGGAACTTCGGTGGCTGCAGGCTCCTGAGGAAGACACAACCCCAGAAACATTGATAGAAGAACCTTGTCCTGAGGTTGGCCAAGGCCAGACCCAGA
This portion of the Apodemus sylvaticus chromosome 1, mApoSyl1.1, whole genome shotgun sequence genome encodes:
- the LOC127681681 gene encoding uncharacterized protein LOC127681681 isoform X4 gives rise to the protein MSFISQVHSSIQTLAGASSTFQFFFSEVLMGKHFQEVEIENCEPQPGDLFLFKLQSPKALWCGAHVGVYCGHGEIIHFEGRTSNHSRGQMLLGYCEGVVCKQGHRAMQRSRHLWRVLRRRDGIDPRVLESRMQEAMNNDPPPYHPTNSNCVHFALNLLGMDVMLMDRNLTWD
- the LOC127681681 gene encoding uncharacterized protein LOC127681681 isoform X3, whose product is MLGWFLSPQMSFISQVHSSIQTLAGASSTFQFFFSEVLMGKHFQEVEIENCEPQPGDLFLFKLQSPKALWCGAHVGVYCGHGEIIHFEGRTSNHSRGQMLLGYCEGVVCKQGHRAMQRSRHLWRVLRRRDGIDPRVLESRMQEAMNNDPPPYHPTNSNCVHFALNLLGMDVMLMDRNLTWD
- the LOC127681681 gene encoding uncharacterized protein LOC127681681 isoform X2; translated protein: MSFISQVHSSIQVPADTQKAVLLVGMATWTTDEEEDRSRGRERERNGDKWTLAGASSTFQFFFSEVLMGKHFQEVEIENCEPQPGDLFLFKLQSPKALWCGAHVGVYCGHGEIIHFEGRTSNHSRGQMLLGYCEGVVCKQGHRAMQRSRHLWRVLRRRDGIDPRVLESRMQEAMNNDPPPYHPTNSNCVHFALNLLGMDVMLMDRNLTWD
- the LOC127681681 gene encoding uncharacterized protein LOC127681681 isoform X1 — its product is MLGWFLSPQMSFISQVHSSIQVPADTQKAVLLVGMATWTTDEEEDRSRGRERERNGDKWTLAGASSTFQFFFSEVLMGKHFQEVEIENCEPQPGDLFLFKLQSPKALWCGAHVGVYCGHGEIIHFEGRTSNHSRGQMLLGYCEGVVCKQGHRAMQRSRHLWRVLRRRDGIDPRVLESRMQEAMNNDPPPYHPTNSNCVHFALNLLGMDVMLMDRNLTWD